ATCAGCAGCCCACGCCGCCAGATCGTCGCCACGATACAATCCGCGCGACATCTGCAAACTCAAGGCACTGCGCATCTGGCCAATCATTCCTTGCACTGCAGACACTTCGGCCTGCTGCATCAGACCAACAAATTTCGGCAACACAACACTGGCAAGAATGATCACGATGGCGATCACCACGATCAGTTCCAGTAATGTGAAACCGCGTTGTCTGTGCATGCTGACCTTTTAACTTGTAAGGGCATCGGGTGGACAACATCCACCCGATTTGGTCCATAGAAACTTCAACATGAAGAGTGGGCACTGTCCACCCTACATGAAATTCCAACGGCTATAAAGCTGCCGGATCAGAAATCGTCGGAACACCATTAGCAACGGCCTCAGTATAGGTGAAGCTGAAACCATCATTGGAAATGGTCATCTCTGCAGGGTCACCATTGTCATCTGCTATTGTGAAACCATCAAGTCCTGCCATATCTTCAATTGAGCCATCATCTGCATCATCCGCACTGGGATAACCATTGACCATAGTAATGGTCTGACCTTCTGCAGTAATTGTCGCGGGTTGTCCCTGAACCAACCACTGTGCGTGAGCTAGAGCTGCGGCAGAACGAACAGATCCCAATGCACCATCAATAGCAGACCGCTGTGCCTCACCTTGCATATCCACAAACTTGGGCACGGCCACGGCAGACAAAATGCCGAGAATAACAATAACGACAATCAGTTCGATCAGGGTAAAACCTTTTTGGTTGTTCATGGTACTCTCCTGTTTGGTTGTGATTTGAAGCGGCAGCAAACCAGCGTGACCACTTCAGCTAATAGGTTATTTTCATTACGCTAAATAGTAACATTAATAGACATCTTAACGCAGAGTTTTTCTTTAATTTTTTGTAAAGCCCGCACCATGATCACCGCATCAAGCTGCTCAAGTTCCACATCGGCAGGAACACGCCTAGGGCCAGCACCAGCACCATGGCGCCAATGATGACGATCAGGATCGGCTCAATGGCACTGGTGAGGTTTTTCAGATCGTATTCCACCTCGCGCTCGTAGAACCCTGCCACTTCGAGCAACATGCTGTCCACGGAACCGCTCTCTTCACCGACGGCCAGCATCTGCAACACCAGCGGGGTAAAAATTTTCAGGTTGGCGGCACTGCGCGTCAGGGTGTCGCCACGCTCCAGTTGGTTGCGCATTTCGTTGAGTTTTTCACCCAGGTAACTGTTTTCAATGGCGCGGGCCGTATAGCCCAACGCCTGCACCAGCGGCACGCCACTGCCGTAGCCCATGGCAAATGCGCGGGCAAAACGGGCAAGCGTGGCCCGCATCAGAATCGAGCCGACCACAGGCAGCTTCAACTTATAGCGATCCCAGCGGTAAGTCCCCTTTTCAGTGCGCAGATAACTGCGCAGCAGATAAAACGCCGCAACGGCCGCCACAAGCAGATAGGGCCAGTAAGCAACGGAGAAATGGGAGATTCCCATGATAATCTTCGTCGGTAACGGCAGATCCGCACCCAGTCCGGCAAACACCTTTTCAAAGGTGGGGATGACAAACAGGCTGAGAATGGTCATGGCCACGCCGATGGCAATAATGACAAACGTCGGATAGCGTAATGCGGCCTTGATCTGCTCCCGGGTCAGTTTTTCAAACTCCAGGTATTCGCCCAACTGGCGAAACGATTCCTCCAAATTACCACTGCTTTCCCCCACCTGAACCATGCGTGTCATCAGGTTGGGAAACACCTCGGGAAATGCGGCCATGGCCCCGGACAGATCGCGCCCGGATTCAAGATTTTCAATCACGCCGCGCAAGGCTTGCTGCATGGTCGGATTTTGTGACGACTCGATCAGGCCGTACAGCGAGCGCATCATCGGCACACCGGAGCGGGTCAGCGAATACATCTGGCGGCAAAACAGAATCAGATCATCCAAACGCACCTTTTTCGGCCGCCGCTTCAACGACAGGGAAAAGGCTTTTTTCTCGCGTGGTGCCGCGCTCTCGCGCCCCTCTTCAATGCGAATCGGGATGAGACCGTTTTCCGACAACTGACTGGCCACGGCTGCGGCGGTTGCCAGCTCCAGCTCACCGGAGACCTGCTCACCGCCGGGGCGACGGGCGACATAGTGAAACATCGGCATGTGTCACGTCCTCCCGTTGATCACAGGGTTTCCTCCACCGGCTCCAACTCATCGACCTGGCCGGCCACGCGTACCACCTCTTCCATGGTGGTGATGCCTTGACGGGCATATTCCAGAGCACAGTCCGCCAAGGAGATAAAATGCTCCTGCCCTTGGGCTGTGCGGGCGAATCCGGCACTGTCGTTGCGCCGCAGGGCATCGGCCAGGGCGGTATCGATTTCCAGCAATTCAAAGACACCAATCCGGCCATGATAGCCGGTGTTGCCACACTGACTGCAACCACGCCCTTTTTTGAAGCCCGGAGGAATCTCTTCTGTTCCGAGTGCCTCCTTCAACCAACTGCGTTGCTGGGCATCCAGCGGATCTACTTCACTGCAACTGGTACACACACGGCGCACAAGACGTTGAGCGAGCACCGCCTGTAACGAACTGGCCACCACATAACCTTCCGCGCCCATATCGAGCAGGCGCAGTGCCGTGCTGATGGAATCGTTGGTATGCAGGGTCGACAACACCAGGTGGCCGGTCATGGCAGCACGCAGACCGATTTCAGCGGTTTCCTTGTCACGCATCTCACCCACCATGACCACATCCGGGTCCTGACGCAGGGCGGTACGCAACACGCTGGCAAAGGTCAGCCCCACCTTGGTATTGACCTGCACCTGATTGATCCGCGGCAATCGATATTCCACCGGATCTTCAACCGTAATAATCTTCTTCTCCGGTTGATTCATCTCATTGAGCGCCCCGTACAGCGTGGTGGTCTTACCGCTACCGGTGGGACCGGTGACCAACACAATGCCGTGCGGTTGGTGAATAAAACGGCGAAAACGTGCCAGAATATGCGGCGGCATGCCGATATGATCCAGGCGCAACAAACCGCCCGACTGATCCAGCAGGCGCATGACCACCGACTCGCCGTATTGCAGCGGCATGGTCGACAGACGGATGTCGATGCTTTTACCTTTAACGCGGATGTTAAAGCGACCATCCTGCGGCAAACGCCGCTCGGAAATATCGAGACCACTCATCAGCTTCAGGCGCGAGACCAAAGCGGCGGCAATGCGTTTTTCCTTCATCACCTGCTCGTGGAGCACGCCGTCGATCCGCTGGCGAATTCGCAGCACGGTTTCATCGGGTTCAATATGAATATCCGACGCCCCCACCTGCACGGCATCCTCAAACAGGGTCTGCAGCAAACGAACAACCGGCGCATCTTCGAGCTGACTGTCCGGCAGCAACTCGGCGAGGTTGAAATCGGTCTGGGCCAGCTCTTCACCGAGCTCTTCAGCAATATTTTCAATTTCATCGGTACGCCGATACACGGTATCGAGCGAACGCAGCAAGTCAGACTCACGCACAACCGCCGGCTCCACCGGCTGGTTGAGCAGGGAGGTCAATTTATCCAGGGCGAAAATATCGGTGGGATCGGCCATGCCGACCAGCAGATGGTTGGCTTCGCGGGTCAGAGCGACCACGCGAAAACGCCGCGCCAGGGTTTCCGGAATCAGTTTGACCAACTCGCCATCGAATTTAAACAGGCGCAGATCGACCAAGGGCACCTGCAACTGGCGCGACAAAAATTCCAGCAAACGATCCTCGGTGATATAGTCGAGGTCAATCAGCGTGCGCCCCAGCTTACCACCACTGCTTTTCTGCGTCTGCAGCGCCGTCATCAGTTGATCTTCACTGATAATTCCTTCGGAAACCAGCAGGTCGCCAATCCGTATTTTTTTCCGTACCACCATATTAGTTGCCGTCCCCTAAACGTTGCAGCTGTTGCGTGGCATACTGTTGCAATTGCGTCTCCAACCCGGGCAGAGCCAAAGCCTGCCTGAAACTGTCACGCGCCTGCTGCTGATCACCAACCTGATCGGCGGTGACCGCACGACCAAACCACCACTGCGGCTGTTGTGGAAAGGCTCCGCACAGGAGTTGATAAATCGGTAGCGCATCCTGGTAGCGGGTGGCCTTCTGCAGCAACGCGGCTTTCAGGGCATAAAATTCCGGACTTTGACTGACCGCAGGAGCGGGGTCCACATCCAGAGCGTAAAGTGCTTCTGCCAACTGATCCGTCTCTGCCAGTAAACGGGCTTTGAGAATCAACCACAACGGTTCATCCGGCTGCTGCTGATGGCCGCTATCTGCCACCTGCAACGCCTGCTCAGCATTGCGTTGCTGCAGCAACACCTTGATCAATTCGAAACGCCCGTCCCGGTCATCGGGAACCAATTCCACCAATTCGCTCAACAAACGGGTCGCTTCAGACAGATCGCTCTGTTGCCGGGCCTGCTGTGCGCCGCTCCACAGTTGTTCACGGGGTGTTACCTGTTTTTTCAGGGTTCCCGTCGCACGTTGTGTTGTGGGTGCCGGTTGCGGCTTGGGGGCAACGGGTTGTGCCACCGGCTGCGGTGCCGGGGCAGCTTCCTGCATATAGGATGATGAGGTCACGTTTTCTACAACACGGCCCTGAATCACCAGGCGCCAGCCGTGTTGACTGTCACTGGCCAGATTGAACACGTTCCAGGTCATCTCACCGGACGCCGAAAAAATCAGCTCATAACTGTCGTCTGTTTTGACCTGCCGCCAATGATCAAGCCAGTGCAGCGCCCCGGCATTGAGCGTGGCATGAACGGCCAGCGGCACAGCAACGGCAATAGAACGCGGATCGGAACGGACAACGGTCCAGTCAACCGGTTGGCGCAACTCCACAACAATGCGCAACTCCTGATCTGTTTCACTGGCCTGCAGGGAAAGTACTGCATTGGCCGGCGGCTCAACAACCGCTTGTGGCACAGCGACCACCGGTACGGTTGTGTCTGCGGGGCTCACCAGTGCCGACTGCGGTTCAACCGAGTCCGGCGACGAGGACAAATTGCTCATCAGGGCAACCCCACCACCTGCAATCAACGCCACCCCGGCAACAAACCATGGCCAACGGCGCTTGCGTACTACATTCACTGCAGTGACATTGGTATTGCTTGAGACCTCTTTTTTGCGGCGCTCCTCAAGATCGCGCAACATTTGATTGATCAAACTCATACCGCCCACCTGTTCATCACATATCCGGCAAAGAAACACAGCAGACCCAAGGCCACAATACCGACAGTCCACACCCAGAGCCGATACGTTGGTGCCACGGCTTCGGTATCGGCAATGGCGGCGCGGATCACAGCCGGACGAATGTAGGTCTCCCCCCGACCATACGCCGCCAGCAGGGCTTTATGGGCGAGGATATTGATCAGCCGTGGAATACCCTGAGCAGATCGATACAGCACTTTGAGCGCCTGGGGACTAAACAATGGCTTACCCAGATAACCGGCCTTATGCAGGCGATGGTCGATATAGCCGATACAACCGGCATAGTCCAACGGCTGCAATCGATATGAAAAACTGATCCGTTGGCGTAATTGACGCAGTTCGCGCTCGGCCAGACGCTCATCAAGCTCCGGCTGTCCAAACAGAACAATCTGCAGCAGCTTGCTTTTTTCGGTTTCTACATTGCTCAACAAACGCAATGCCTCCAGAGTTGCAGTGGGCATAGTTTGCGCCTCATCGACACACACCACCACTTGGAACCCTTCGTTGCTTAAGGCGATCAGATGACGGTTCAGCCGTTCGAGCAAATCGTTAAGCGCACTTCCCGACGCCATGTTGAGATCCAGCTCCTGAGCAACGGCCTGATACAACTGCTGCGGCTCCATCAACGGATTGGGCAGATACACGGTAATCATGTGTGCCGGCAGATCATTGAGTAACTTGCGGCACATTACGGTTTTGCCGGTCCCCACTTCGCCGACGATTTTGACGATCCCCTCGCCCTGCTGCAGAGCCACCTGGACGACGTTAAACGCTTCACGACTGGTCTCGGCATCGAAATAAAAATCCGTGTCCGGCGTCAGTGAAAATGGGGGGTCGGTTAACCTGAAATGCTCCAGGTACATAACATCCTCAGCAATAAAGCAATCAATCTGAATCAATTGAAACAACCAAAAAAGTCGGACATCCCCTCGGCTTAAAACAAGCTGTTCATCCGCTGGCGCGCCGCTTCAATGTCATTATTCCAGTCTGTATCGCGTTCCACCACCAGCGGTTTGAGCAGGATGATCAGCTCACTTTTGCTGGTACTGTTTTTCTGATGTCGGAACAGATGACCCAGCCCCGGAATATCACCAAGGAGCGGCACACCGGCCCCTTCGCGGGTATCGGAATTTTTCATCAGGCCACCGATCACCACCACCTGGCCACTGCGTGCTTCTACAATGGTGTCAGACTCCCGCACACTGCTGAATGCCAGCGGCAATGACTGTGCCTGTCCAGCAACGGTGATCACCTTGGTCTGATCCACCACCTCACTGACGGTCGGATGCACATGCAGCGTCACCCGCCCCTGACCACTAATTTGCGGCGTCACATCGAGAGCAATGCCGGAGAAAAACGGTGTCAGGGTAATATCCGGCGTGGTGGTCGTTGTCGTGCCGGTGACAGTATCGCTGGAGATATCGGTGACGAAGAACTCGTCGGTCCCAACCTTGATCACCGCCTTCTGATTATTGAGCGTGGAGATGCGCGGACTGGACAACACCTGAACATCGCCCTGGCTTTTCACCGCCTCAATAAACGCTTCAAAGTCATCAAACTGCAACGTGGTGGAAAACACCCCGCCAAACGCCGACGTGACCAGACCATTCACCAGCGGATTGGTGCCGGCAATCTCACTGACACCGTCACTGAGATAGGTCCCACCACCCACCTGACCAATGGTTGCGGTGTTGTTGCCGTTGTGAATCAGTCCCGCCCAGTTGATGCCGGTTTGGTAGCCGTCATTGAGTTCAACTTCAATAATTTTCGCTTCAAGGATCACCTGACGTTGCAGGGTGACCTGGGTTTTATTGAGGTAATCGGTGACAATCTGAAGCTCCTGAGGCAGAGCGCGCACCACCACCAAACCTGCCTGAGGCTGGACTATCACCGCGCGGCCATTTTCACGCCCGACCAGTGACTGCAGGGCCTGTTGCAAGCCGGTCCAGAAATCACTTTCCGACACGGTGGTAATTCGGCTGCCGGAACTGCTGGTGGTTCCGTTTGACGATGAGTTGTTGTCATTGTCGTTGCCGTTATCATCATCGTTGCTCACGGCACTGACCTGCCCGGAATTCACCCGAGTCAGCGAGTGGCCACTGCGCTTCAGGGTCAGGTAATCTACTTCAAAGATCTGCGTCTGCATGTTATTGGGCAGAATTTGGTAGCCCCCGGCGATGGTACGATAGTGAAAACCATAGACATCGCGGACGATCGACAGCACCTCTTGAAGGGTGACATTTTTCAGATGGAGGGTGATGGCCCCCTGCACATCGGGATGCACCACCAGATTGGTCGGCGTATCGGTGACCAGACCGGCAAAAAAGGCGCGCGCGTCGACCTGTTCGGCCACCACATCAAAACGGGGCTGTGTCGCCGGAAGATCACCCAGCACCAACGGCGGCATCATGGCCTGCTGGACTGCAACCGGAACCGGCGCGGCAGCAGCGGGCTGAGCAGAAGATTCAGGAAAGGAATTTAACGCCGCTGACGGCGTAGCAGGCTCTGCGGTCATAACCGGACTGCACCCGGCCAGTAAAACAATCGCGGCCAGCAGGGTGACAGAGGCCTGAATCAGGGCTTTCGTTCTCATCATGAACCTTACTCCGTTATCTTTCGTTTAACCGATGGCGCCTGTTGCTGTGCCGCCAAGTGCAATCGGTGATGTTTGGTGCCTTTTTCAAGTTCAACTTGACGATCAGTAATGCTTACCACCCGGTAGCCGTTAATCCGGTCGCCCTCGGTAATAACCCGACCATTGACAATCGCCACGCGACGTTGCTGGGCCATGAGAATACTGGTCAGGCTCAACGGTGTCTCAGGCTCACTTTTCAATGCCGCAGCCCCATCGCCTTGCGGGCGCATGGGGTCATACCAGGCCAGCGCTGATGTCGCCGAGAGCGTCAGGAACAAACCGCTAACAACCAGCAAGGTGCGTTGTCTGACAAAGCAATTAACCACTGATCCACCCTTTCTCAAGACTCAAGGTATAAACATCAACCTGAATACGGGCCTGAGGATAGCCTTCGCCCATCTCAATGTGCAGACCATGCCAGAACACACGTTGCGGTAATTTTCGTACATCCTGCAGATAGGCCAGCACATCCAGATAACGCCCTTGCAATTCCAGATGCAGTGGATGCCGGTACAGCACCACCTCAGGCAGAGCCGTGCGTTCTTTGGCTTCGCCCTGTTGGGGCATGGGCGCAAGACTGATCGCCTGGGGCTGAGCGTTTTCCATGGAGATCAGTGTCAGACCAGCGCGCTGTTTGAGCATCGACCGGAGTAATCCAGGCATTTGCGCCGGAGCCACCAAACCCGACAGGTTTTCCTGCAGCCGCTGGTCAAACCGGGCAATCTCCTGCTGGAGCTGTTCAAGTTTTTTGCGGTTGTCAGCGTCAGGATCTTTTTCGGCCAGTAACGACATCTCAAGCACCTGACTCTGCAGAATGGTGTTATCCTGCTCCAGTTGGTGAACCTGGCGCTCCAACGCTGTCTGTTCGGTAAGGCCGGGCAAAAAGATCAACTGGATAAACACAAACAGTGGCGCACCAAACAGCGTCCCGACAATCAGACGCTGCTCACGTTTATTCAGTGCGGCGAACCAGCCTTTAACCTTGTCCAGCAAGGATACTGCGTCACTCATTCTCGCCTCCTTGCCGGGTACTCAGATCAAAACTGTACCCGCCACTGCTCTGGCGTTCCAGGCGGGCAAAGGCAAAATGGCGTCCGGAGAAAACCGGCTGTTGGGCCAGCTCTTCCACCAGTTGCGGCAATCGCTCAGCTTGCAGGGCCACGCCACCCAACATCATTTCGTCACCACCGTCAGCGAACTCAACCGTTGTCAACCAGGCGCTGGGTAACGGCTGCAAGGCCAGAGCTTCAAGACTGTCGATCACCAGCTCTTTTTTGGCACTGAGCCGTTCCACCTGATGCAGCACCGGTTTCCGCAAATCAAGTTGGTGGCGGGTCTCGATCAATTTCTGCGCCAGCAAAGCACTGGGCTGGAGAGTTGCCACTTTATCACCCAATGCCGTCAGATCAGCTTGTAAGCTGTTCTGACGTTGACGTTCGGCAGCCTGCCGTTGTTGCCATTGATCACGTTGACGTCCCTGCCACCAGTTCAGCAGCACCATGACAACAATCATCGCCACAAAGGCCGTGGTAAGAATCGTCCCGAGTTGAGAGCGCCGTTGCGGCTTGAATTGGTCCTGATAGAGATTGATCTGTTGCATGATCTCAGCTCCACTCCGTGCGCAGGGCAGCCCCGATGGCTGACAGGCAATGGGATAATTCAGTATCCGGCACCGTACAGTCCGCCAGCAAATCACCAACCTGTAACGGCTTGATTTCCGGAGCGAGATAGCTATCGAGATACGATTGTAAACCGGGAATAGGATCGCTCAACGGTGCGATGTAGACCGTGGAAACCGATTGGCGCGAAACACTGCTTTCGTAATAATCGAGGGAGCGCTGAATCTCAAGGATCACCGCATCAAGGATATTCTGCTGGGCTTCGGAAATTTCCACCCCGTCAATCTCGCCCGCCGGATCAGCCGCGGCAACCAACTCCTGAACACCGAGATTAATGCGGCGTGCCATGCATAACTCGCCATTGCGAACAATGGTAATCAGGCCGCTGTCCCTCCACAAACTCAGCAAAGCCAGGCCACGTCCATCATCGGGCAACAACGACATCAATGAGCGCAAGGCCAGTTCAGGGATATCGATAGCGCCGGTATCCAGTTCAGCATCACGCAGAGTATGCACCACTTGCCACACCTGTTCCTGCGATGCTGCTACGGCAAAGGAGAGCGTCTGGTTTTCAGACGCTTCTGAACTGAAGGTATCGACCACCGCCTGTTCCGCAGGAAAATCGAGCAGATCCTTGATCTGCCAACGCACGGCCTCGCGAAACTCCCCTTCCGGGACATCCGGTGGATCAATCTGGATCAGATTGTAGCTCCCTCGTGCCATGACCGCCACGGTTCGACTGTGGGCTAAGTCATGTTTTTCAACAAGCTTGTGCAGAGCTTCGGAGGTTTGACCGGCAGGACAATACACGCACTCGGCGAACACCAGTTTGGGGTGCAGCTCTTCCTGAACCAGATGCACCAGTGAGACTCCTTCAGAAAAAAAGGAGACCCCTGTCACACCCTGGTGGCGGGATGATTTTTTCTTGAACAGTTTCAGCTTGTCCTCCTGTCATCGGCCGGGGGGGGAAAAGACACCGTGGTAGACTTCTGAGACTGTCGGTTATTTAACCAAAAAAATTAAAAGCACACAAGAACATTAAAACGTGAGCGTTTATAATAAATATCTAAGATTGTGGTCCGGCCTATTTAAGCATGTCCTGAATATTGCTGAAAAAATCGCTAGCCATGGCCTCTTGCTGCTCAGGAGGAGCCGCCTGCCGGTCACCCTTTTCATGAAAAATTAGACTTTCAGGGATTTCACTGAGAAAGCGACTCACCTCGCGTGGCTGCAACCGGCCGTATTTCTTACGTCGCGCAGCACCAAGCAGTGTCAATTGCTGGCGAGCCCGCGTGATGCCGACGTAACAGAGACGCCGTTCTTCACTGACATCCTGGGTTTCCTCAATGGTTTTATTGTGCGGCAGACTACCCTCCTCCATGCCAACCAGAAACACACAGGGGAATTCCAATCCCTTGCTGGAGTGAAGGCTCATCAGCACCACCGCATCTTGCTTCAGTTTCTCCTCTTTGCTGCCACGCGGCGGCTCATCGCGATCAAGCAGGGAGACTTTTTCCAAAAAGCTTTCGAGAGTGGCAATGGCTTCACGTTCTTCATAGGAGGACACCGCATTCACCACTTCATGGAGATTCTCCACCCGACGCCGGGCCTTCTTGGGATCATCAGCCTGGCGATAGAGTTCCTCCTCCAACTGCAGTTCACGGAACAGCTCCTGAGTGGTTGTCACCAACTGACCCGGCTGGCGATAGCGGCGCTGGTAGCGCTCCATTAAAGCGATAAAGTTTTGGATCGCTTCGCCCGCCTTCTCGCCAATTCCTTCGATCCCGGCGCTATGATGAAGGACATCCCATAGGGAACACTCTCCAACCACCGAGGCCTGAATCAATCGTTCCGCCGTGGTTTCACCGATTCCACGTTTGGGATAATTGAGAATCCGCAGCAGATTGACTTCATCCAGCGGGTTGGCCATCACTTTAAGATAGGCCAGAGCATCCTTGACTTCTTTACGGTCAAAAAACTGTTGGCCACCGATTAGCACATAGGGAATATTTTCATAACGTAGCTGCTCCTCAAAGGCACGCGACTGCCCATTGGTCCGGTAAAGGATGGCAAAGTCACGGTATTGGTACTGATGGCGAAACCGCTCGCGGTGAATAACTTCCACCACGGCCA
This DNA window, taken from Desulfuromonas acetoxidans DSM 684, encodes the following:
- a CDS encoding type II secretion system protein translates to MNNQKGFTLIELIVVIVILGILSAVAVPKFVDMQGEAQRSAIDGALGSVRSAAALAHAQWLVQGQPATITAEGQTITMVNGYPSADDADDGSIEDMAGLDGFTIADDNGDPAEMTISNDGFSFTYTEAVANGVPTISDPAAL
- a CDS encoding type II secretion system F family protein; this translates as MPMFHYVARRPGGEQVSGELELATAAAVASQLSENGLIPIRIEEGRESAAPREKKAFSLSLKRRPKKVRLDDLILFCRQMYSLTRSGVPMMRSLYGLIESSQNPTMQQALRGVIENLESGRDLSGAMAAFPEVFPNLMTRMVQVGESSGNLEESFRQLGEYLEFEKLTREQIKAALRYPTFVIIAIGVAMTILSLFVIPTFEKVFAGLGADLPLPTKIIMGISHFSVAYWPYLLVAAVAAFYLLRSYLRTEKGTYRWDRYKLKLPVVGSILMRATLARFARAFAMGYGSGVPLVQALGYTARAIENSYLGEKLNEMRNQLERGDTLTRSAANLKIFTPLVLQMLAVGEESGSVDSMLLEVAGFYEREVEYDLKNLTSAIEPILIVIIGAMVLVLALGVFLPMWNLSSLMR
- a CDS encoding GspE/PulE family protein; the encoded protein is MVVRKKIRIGDLLVSEGIISEDQLMTALQTQKSSGGKLGRTLIDLDYITEDRLLEFLSRQLQVPLVDLRLFKFDGELVKLIPETLARRFRVVALTREANHLLVGMADPTDIFALDKLTSLLNQPVEPAVVRESDLLRSLDTVYRRTDEIENIAEELGEELAQTDFNLAELLPDSQLEDAPVVRLLQTLFEDAVQVGASDIHIEPDETVLRIRQRIDGVLHEQVMKEKRIAAALVSRLKLMSGLDISERRLPQDGRFNIRVKGKSIDIRLSTMPLQYGESVVMRLLDQSGGLLRLDHIGMPPHILARFRRFIHQPHGIVLVTGPTGSGKTTTLYGALNEMNQPEKKIITVEDPVEYRLPRINQVQVNTKVGLTFASVLRTALRQDPDVVMVGEMRDKETAEIGLRAAMTGHLVLSTLHTNDSISTALRLLDMGAEGYVVASSLQAVLAQRLVRRVCTSCSEVDPLDAQQRSWLKEALGTEEIPPGFKKGRGCSQCGNTGYHGRIGVFELLEIDTALADALRRNDSAGFARTAQGQEHFISLADCALEYARQGITTMEEVVRVAGQVDELEPVEETL
- a CDS encoding tetratricopeptide repeat protein, whose protein sequence is MSLINQMLRDLEERRKKEVSSNTNVTAVNVVRKRRWPWFVAGVALIAGGGVALMSNLSSSPDSVEPQSALVSPADTTVPVVAVPQAVVEPPANAVLSLQASETDQELRIVVELRQPVDWTVVRSDPRSIAVAVPLAVHATLNAGALHWLDHWRQVKTDDSYELIFSASGEMTWNVFNLASDSQHGWRLVIQGRVVENVTSSSYMQEAAPAPQPVAQPVAPKPQPAPTTQRATGTLKKQVTPREQLWSGAQQARQQSDLSEATRLLSELVELVPDDRDGRFELIKVLLQQRNAEQALQVADSGHQQQPDEPLWLILKARLLAETDQLAEALYALDVDPAPAVSQSPEFYALKAALLQKATRYQDALPIYQLLCGAFPQQPQWWFGRAVTADQVGDQQQARDSFRQALALPGLETQLQQYATQQLQRLGDGN
- a CDS encoding ExeA family protein, which codes for MYLEHFRLTDPPFSLTPDTDFYFDAETSREAFNVVQVALQQGEGIVKIVGEVGTGKTVMCRKLLNDLPAHMITVYLPNPLMEPQQLYQAVAQELDLNMASGSALNDLLERLNRHLIALSNEGFQVVVCVDEAQTMPTATLEALRLLSNVETEKSKLLQIVLFGQPELDERLAERELRQLRQRISFSYRLQPLDYAGCIGYIDHRLHKAGYLGKPLFSPQALKVLYRSAQGIPRLINILAHKALLAAYGRGETYIRPAVIRAAIADTEAVAPTYRLWVWTVGIVALGLLCFFAGYVMNRWAV
- the mshL gene encoding pilus (MSHA type) biogenesis protein MshL yields the protein MMRTKALIQASVTLLAAIVLLAGCSPVMTAEPATPSAALNSFPESSAQPAAAAPVPVAVQQAMMPPLVLGDLPATQPRFDVVAEQVDARAFFAGLVTDTPTNLVVHPDVQGAITLHLKNVTLQEVLSIVRDVYGFHYRTIAGGYQILPNNMQTQIFEVDYLTLKRSGHSLTRVNSGQVSAVSNDDDNGNDNDNNSSSNGTTSSSGSRITTVSESDFWTGLQQALQSLVGRENGRAVIVQPQAGLVVVRALPQELQIVTDYLNKTQVTLQRQVILEAKIIEVELNDGYQTGINWAGLIHNGNNTATIGQVGGGTYLSDGVSEIAGTNPLVNGLVTSAFGGVFSTTLQFDDFEAFIEAVKSQGDVQVLSSPRISTLNNQKAVIKVGTDEFFVTDISSDTVTGTTTTTTPDITLTPFFSGIALDVTPQISGQGRVTLHVHPTVSEVVDQTKVITVAGQAQSLPLAFSSVRESDTIVEARSGQVVVIGGLMKNSDTREGAGVPLLGDIPGLGHLFRHQKNSTSKSELIILLKPLVVERDTDWNNDIEAARQRMNSLF
- a CDS encoding type 4a pilus biogenesis protein PilO codes for the protein MSDAVSLLDKVKGWFAALNKREQRLIVGTLFGAPLFVFIQLIFLPGLTEQTALERQVHQLEQDNTILQSQVLEMSLLAEKDPDADNRKKLEQLQQEIARFDQRLQENLSGLVAPAQMPGLLRSMLKQRAGLTLISMENAQPQAISLAPMPQQGEAKERTALPEVVLYRHPLHLELQGRYLDVLAYLQDVRKLPQRVFWHGLHIEMGEGYPQARIQVDVYTLSLEKGWISG
- a CDS encoding PilN domain-containing protein codes for the protein MQQINLYQDQFKPQRRSQLGTILTTAFVAMIVVMVLLNWWQGRQRDQWQQRQAAERQRQNSLQADLTALGDKVATLQPSALLAQKLIETRHQLDLRKPVLHQVERLSAKKELVIDSLEALALQPLPSAWLTTVEFADGGDEMMLGGVALQAERLPQLVEELAQQPVFSGRHFAFARLERQSSGGYSFDLSTRQGGENE
- a CDS encoding ATP-dependent helicase — translated: MDLMQLNEPQRQAVLHTEGALLVLAGAGSGKTRVITCRIGHLLERVPAEQIVALTFTNKAAREMRDRVVEQVGRGKAKGLTISTFHSLGVRILRQEIEQLGYKKNFSIYPTSDQLRLVRDMVQGRQLPSGGNVDPDRILWLISAAKNELVEANDYTANPRDEYEVLTAEIYPRYQKSLKACNAIDFDDILLLTIRLFERFADVLDRYRQQFRYIMVDEYQDTNHVQYHMLRLLSSAHHNLCVVGDDDQSIYGWRGAKPGNILDFGKDFPGARVIKLEQNYRSTGNILAAANALIVHNQDRHGKKLWTAGDAGADVVYRCCDDGEDEAMAVVEVIHRERFRHQYQYRDFAILYRTNGQSRAFEEQLRYENIPYVLIGGQQFFDRKEVKDALAYLKVMANPLDEVNLLRILNYPKRGIGETTAERLIQASVVGECSLWDVLHHSAGIEGIGEKAGEAIQNFIALMERYQRRYRQPGQLVTTTQELFRELQLEEELYRQADDPKKARRRVENLHEVVNAVSSYEEREAIATLESFLEKVSLLDRDEPPRGSKEEKLKQDAVVLMSLHSSKGLEFPCVFLVGMEEGSLPHNKTIEETQDVSEERRLCYVGITRARQQLTLLGAARRKKYGRLQPREVSRFLSEIPESLIFHEKGDRQAAPPEQQEAMASDFFSNIQDMLK